The DNA window TTTAAATGGGCCATACAAGAGTAATCCTGTGAACTCAGATCTTAAAATGAAGTATTCACTGACAAAGCCAACATGTTACACAAGATTCATAGAAGAATATCTTGCCTTCAAAAGTGACAGTACTTGATTTGTGAGGGGGTGGGGTTACATGAAAAAGGGGTGTGGGTTGGAATGAGAGTCTTAAAGGAAAACAAATAGGAATCGAAGGGGAGGAAAGGATGAGGCAGTGGTCTTAGATCAGATCTGCAACGTTCAAGGGCATTTCCTCCACAGTAGTATTGTAGAAGGTCTCAATGTCTCGAAGCGTACGCTTGTCATCTTCGGTGATCATGTTGATAGCAACGCCCTTTCTGCCAAAACGACCACCACGTCCAATTCTGCACAAGTAAAGCATCAAGCCATTAATGGGGAAGAAAATGCTTTCCATaagtttgttagacctcaagaatgaatgcaaacataacttgtttgtttacaagtgaaCTCCACAGGGAAAGACatcttttaatttgacattaaaagtATACTCAGTTTATGATTTAATTCTACATAAGGTGCGTGACCTCTTTTCACCACAATGACAGTTTTAAGACATTTGACTACCCTCATGGTCATTCATTTAAGTTTCTGAATGTTCTTCCTGGTATGGGCCTAACGCTATTCAGCTACGGATCCCGGACTTGAAGTAACTGCTGTAGCCTAAAAGTCATTAcatccactgaaagactttcttgccAGTTTCAAAATGGATCATGAAaatgtttaactaaatagtaGACAAACAGCAATGTGTCAGTTGCTGTTGAGTTCAGTCGGTAGCTGTATTGCACTCAAACTCGGTGCTGTCTTCAGTATACAACTATGTCATATTTACCAGATGGCTACTTAGCTAGCGGCTAATAGCATaacagttagctagttgtgtaaAACTTTGCTGAACTGCTTGCAATTTTAGCAGCATGCACCTGATTGTCTAGATGTACAATATAGGCTAAATTAAAATACTCTTATTGATAGAagttctttaaaataatttttatcacccagccctatcaAAGACTCACCGATGGATATAGTTCTCCCTGTTGGTTGGAAGATCATAGTTGATGACCAGGGAAACCTGCTGCACGTCAATGCCTCTTGCCTGACAAACAGTAATAGTAGTACAGTCAATCACTAAAGCCAATTTACTTCCAAATCCAAGAACGAAAGGTTGAAAACCTTTAACTgcaacacacatttaaaatagaTTGTAAAAGCAATTAAAAACAAGTGTATATGTCAGCTGCTTTATAGTTGTGTTGAGGGACTTGGGGACCCAGACACTGTGGAGAGCAGTTAGAATATTCTCCCAAAGTACTTAATTCCAATCACAGCACAAAATGCTGGCAGGGAGGGAACTTTGGTGTGGGCTCTGAACTGTGGGTAGAGGAAGAAAGATTGCTCACCAGCAAGTCAGTAGTGATGAGGACTCTGCTGGAACCAGATCGGAACTCTTTCATAATGATGTCCCTCTCCTTTTGTTCCATGTCACCATGCTACGAGGTTACAAGAGTGCCAAAAGAGTTGATGGTACATATCAAAGGGCTTATGGAAAACTAAAGGTCACCGCACATTATTGGCACACCCACCAGTGCAGAAACTGTGAAGTCCCTCGCATGCATTTTCTCAGTCAACCAATCCACCTTCCGGCGAGTGTTGATAAAGATCACCGCCTGAGTGATGGTCAGTGTTTCGTAGAGATCACAAAGGGTGTCCAACTTCCACTCCtgaaaagagacagagaaaacTTAAAATGGAGCAAGAAGCATTCCTGAACAATTGCTTCAACAAAAACATTAGCCTTGGAACTAGATGGTGCTGTTTTCAGACTCAAGTCAAGATCATGTTCCTAGAGTCCTACATGCTCAAATGTACTGCTTAGCAAAACGCTAATCAGACACTGAGCACTGCAGGGAGTCTGGGATCAGTTGACACGCATGGGGATCATCACAAAACAGCTTCACGTCGTTAGTTGCAAATTAACACCAAGTTGGATTGATAACCACTCACTCAAGTTAATGATATCCCCTCTAGCTTCTATACAACAACTTAAGTGAATCAAGCATTGCAAAATTATTGAACTCTTACCTCTTTCTCAACATTAATGTAGAACTGCCGGATACCCTCGAGAGTCAGTTCTTCTTTCTTGACCAGGATACGTATAGGATCCCTCATGAACTTTGTAGTCACCTCCAGCACCTCCTGAGGCATTGTGGCAGACAACAGAATcacctggggaaaaaaaaaaaaaaaaaaaaaaaaagtcatacattttcatTGTCTCAGCAATCAACTAGAAAAATGACAACACTTTACCACAACCTGGAGACTCAAACCTACTTTGACTCAAAGCTAATTGATTTGCCAATGACAAAAATGTCAACTGCTTAAAAGTTATGAAGAGGGACATAAGAACCCAATCAATGTGGAGAGCAGTTTTGATTCTCTACCAAAGAACTTGATTCCCATCACAACAGACAAAGGTGGTGGGAGAGGGAACTTTGGTGTGGGCACAGTACAGAAGACAATCAGGCTTTGCCTAAATGATCAAGAAACTGACACATTAGACTAACAACAGAAAGATAAAATTAAACTACTTATTGATAGAGAACTGATGTGATTAGTTTTAGTGAtgaaccgatatgggttttttaatggccgatgccaatatccagagagcagggtggccgatacaatgccgatatcaCAATTAAATAAACAATTGCTAAAAAAAgtaactcttatttagcactatatttactcaattccACACTTaactaactgtaaaaaaaaaaaaaaaaggtagaaagcagtttcttctgatttctgttaaGTACTCAAATTTTAgtagtttatttgcacatgaagaaattaataCATTAGGAAGGAGAATAAGttcacacagtagtccagcaaccatggatggcatgtccacattagcaatcacattctctttactttgaagttgcactcacgcgctcatgcggatccagcgcgagcagcaatctcccaagtttaaatggcctggatcgcctccttggattgtcacggactgaccgtcatgatttgtgaatcagaggaacttttgaccCCGATCCTGAAGTTTTTATTCCATCTGATGGAATaggcacttcagaggaagatattagaagaGCGCTTGATGGAAGAAAccgctggatttttgtgaggttcgtgactacatttttttttttttttagatatctgCAGATGGCATATATTGGTTTTGATATTTGCCTATTATCATTAAGTTACAGGGAACTACTGAggactgttagaatacatgcttcagaggaagatatacgAGCGccccacaggatgctggatctgctgaagttgtgagGTTTATTACATCTGCTTAAACGAGAtatccgcatatttgcagacagtatgtTATTAGTTTAATTGATATTTGCATtattatcattagacaagacagttaagttATAAGGGACTGTTGAGGAGAGGGAGAATGAatcaggcgagcactttaacattgagCTCAAGTGTCTGCCGCAGCTgtgatatgcggaccatttaaatgagactgtgttgcacaccggtctattatagtaacacgatggcacgtaacggCAAAATTAACCGTGACtgctcatttacatgtctcagtcacttcacatgcaagcaggcaatttgcagtgccctcaagaaacaaattggccgATGCAGATAAAGTCAGAATATCAGCCTACCACTAATTAGTTTACCTGAGTATCTGCGGCCAACTGCTTATTGATAGAGAACTGATTTGTATTAGTTTACCTGAGTATCTGTGGCCAACTTCTGAAAGATCTCATAGATTTGGTCCTTGAAACCACGACTTAACATTTCATCTGCCTCATCCAGCGCAAACTGCTTTATATATTTAGGAgctgaaaaaaatttaaaacggtTGTCACTTATCTAATCTCAAAGATAAAAGCAAATATGTTGGTGACCACACAATACAAATACCGTCATTGCAGAACAGACAATATACAAAACATCAAGCTAATGTACATTTTTGTAGTGCAGGTGATTTTTTACACAAGTGTAGTATAGCTAAAAACAAAACCACTTCAAGGAAATTAATGCTTAAACACCAAATGACCATCATCTGTACTTACAGAGATATCTGCGGTTGAGCATGTCAAAAACACGACCAGGTGTCCCAACCACTATATGGGGAACATCTGCCTGAAGCTTTTGAACATCATTGCGGACATTGGTGCCACCAATGCAGGCATGGCAGGTAGCACCCATGTAGTCTCCAAGAGCCAGGACCACCTTTTGAATCTGAGGAAGACAGAAGACATTTTAGCAATAACCCCACAACCATATCCAAATAGGAGTAATAGGACAAGAATCAACATAGCTGGCAAGCAGCAGGCGATGTATCTGTGCCCATAGCATGAAACAGTCTTTATCTCATTGTGTTGAGCTGACTGGGATGAATATGGCCTTTATTTCTTCTTCCCCTAACAGATATAGGACTTGGTGTCACTGACAGACACTGCCTTGCCCAGTTGATAGGGGGTGCTTATATCAAGCAAAGAGCATTCTGGAAAGCttatcctatttttttttttcccccttctgcaTCTCCTAAGCTACTCAGGACAGAAATGAGCATCGCAgcagttgaattgagtaatggttcTCACCTGTTGGGCCAGCTCTCTGGTAGGAGCCAGCACCATAGCTTGCGTAGCCTTCAGCTCAACATCAACCTGCTGCAGGATGGAGATGGCAAAGGTAGCAGTCTTTCCTGTGCCAGACTGAGCCTGTGCGATGACATCATACCCTGCACAACAATAATGGCACAATATTAACCAATACCcatctttaaaacaaaatcacatggaTTTTTAGTGGCCGAgacaggttaaagggatagttcacccccccacCAAAAATggatttactcgccctcatattTCAAATATGTATACATTTCTCCCAAGGAACATCAGTTTGCCAACACTTTCAATGTACGGACAAAAGATAAAATGAAAGCGAAGTGACAGAGGCAAACTCTGCCCAACATCTTTTGTGATCAATTGGATGACAGTTACAGtacaagatgagggtgagtaaatacatttatttttggatgaaccatctcttaatcaaaatcaaatcacatttattgtcacacagccatatacacaagtgcaatggtgtgtgaaattcttgggtgcagttccgatcaatatagcagtcgtggcacttcatataaaacaatagaaagaATAGTATTGAAATTGTTTGTGCCCATAGCATGAAACAGTCCATGCCTCACTGTAATGAGTTGACTGGGATGAGTATGGGCTTTATTTCATCTGCCCTTACCAGATATAGGTCAGAGTGCCACTGGCAGACACTGCCTTGCCCAGTAGATAAGGGCGTGAACAAAACTGAAATCTTAGTTGGTTAAAACTACTAATTCAGACATTGCAAATTATACATACCCTTGATACAAGGGAGAATTGCCCTCTGCTGAATAGCCGAAGGTTTCTCAAAACCATAAGCATAGATTCCTCTAAGAAGAGCCTCTCGTAGGTTCATTTCATCAAAACTATCAACAATCTCCTTCCAGTTGCTCTGTGAAATAGATTAATAGTTGGTGTAAACAGTCTAAAAGACAAAACCTAGAAGATGCATCTTAAGAAAAAGTCAGTCTGGCAAGCCTACCAGTGCAATCAGGTGCCCAACACATggttaaaaatacttaagtaataTGGCTCTTAAGACCAACCTCAATGACTCCATCTGGCTCCATCCCCTCAGGGCCATTATCTCTGGGTCTGAAAtaaggaagaaaaaaagaaaaaactcctAAGGTCACACTTCATACTTAGTCTAAACAACAGATTTTGAGTGCATTATGTTTGGTTCTAAGGTCGCCACCCCTACTATACAACATTGGGCTTTAACTTCACACTAACATCCCATATATGGATTCATTCAAGCATCATCACGTTTAAAGGGCGCGTTTCTTTGCTAATTGCACCAATTTGTAACAATACGTCAGTGTTATACTTTAAATATTGAAAACTCACAAAAGAAACCCACACCGCACTTTCAGAAAATGGCCAAGAGGCAGCCATTTTCGTTCGGCGCCATTTACAACGTGGCTTCTCAAACTCACATTGATTAAGACCGTAACAATAAATCGAGCTTTACAAAGCAAGACATTATTTAAAACGCAGCAGAATAAAATTAGATCGTGCGTACACGACATTTCACGCTCGTGCGAAAAATCGACATTTATATCTAGATATACGATACACTAGTAATCCATAGACATCAATGTCGGTGGTCAATCTCAACATGTATAGATGTATTTTATTTTCCATCGTTCATAAAATTAGCTTATGAGGACAGGCCTTGGGCCTACACTGCTCTTTTGTCTCGCCCAGGAAAGGCCATGTGGCCAACgtatttcctcattaaaaaaaggcCTACACCTACAAACCTAACACATTTCGCAGGTTTTATACACAAGTGTCCTCGATGCCGAGTTCACGTGTATAGTACATTACAGTAAATGTTCAACATTTCGGTAAAATAGGTCAAGTGCGGAGACGTACGCAGCCATGTGCCGCATGGACTCGCTGGTCACACGAGGATCTGAACTAGCGCGAGACACGTTGCGTCACGAGAGCCGGCATTCTAACGGATCGTCGAACAGACGTTAAGAAAACATTTTATAGAACACATTTCTCAACAAACATTACCTATTTTATCTAAAATAAAACGATTGGTACGTACACCACTGGAAAAAACACCTTTCTAGCTATTTTAACGAGGCGGGAACCAGGAGAGAATGAACGTACCAAACCGGCTGGTCATTTTCGCTTCTAAATCGTTGGTGAAAAACAAATAATCAACATTTACAAAGATGTTCTGTCAAGAGattaataatgatcaaaaatTCTCAAACGGTCACCATTTGCATCGATACAAGAAATTGTTCGGGCACATGGTTTTCTTACCTATCTTCATGCTCAGACGACATTATTACAAAGGACTGTAGAGTGGCGGAAACGCGCAAATACTTGTACCGTGTCGACAGCCAAAGATTCTTGATTGGACATCTTCCCAGTCAATCAGGATTTAGAACCACCCAGCAGGACTTTCTATTGGCTCATATCGTTAGTACCGCCCCGCTCCAAGCGTCTCTTTCGATACGTCATCAAAAGGAAAAAGTTGCTACGTACATTTCTGTATCAAATCGAGCGGATTTTTGTAGAGTCTGGTGTCATAAAATCTGCCCCTCTTTTAAAGTTTGACGTTGCAACCAAAATAGTTTCTTACACATAGTTACTcctattttaaataaagattgtATGTTAAACTATTATTTCGGCCGTTATTTGCCCTCTGCTCCAGGGctgtagctaatggggtgaaaggtggtaacgattcatAAGGTCCAGGGAGGCCCACAACAATTTTTAAACGGTATTTTATTAATATGAAAAGGGCCCAAAATTCTTGCTCTGACCCTTCTCTGCTCACTCCCAAAGATACAGTCGGAAATAGCCGTAATGTTGCAATAACTATCAAGTCATCTATTGTCACTAGCGAGTCAAAGTTCATAGGTATTAAGTTTCATTTACCACTTACATGGAGTCACAGCAAATCCTAAAAATGATCTGACAGAGTGCTTACCTAGTATTTTTACGCagacgttaaagggatagttcacccaaaaatgaaaattctctcatcgtttactcaccctcatgtcattgcagatgtgtaggactttctttctttcttctgctgaacgcaaatgaatttttttttttttgaaaatatctcagctctgtaggtccatacaatgcaagagaagggtagtcagaactttgaagctccaaaaagcacataaaggctgcataaatgttacccataaaactccagtggtttagaaTGAtgtaagtgtggatgagaaacagatcaatatttaagtcctttttttactttaaatctccactttc is part of the Myxocyprinus asiaticus isolate MX2 ecotype Aquarium Trade chromosome 2, UBuf_Myxa_2, whole genome shotgun sequence genome and encodes:
- the LOC127456659 gene encoding eukaryotic initiation factor 4A-I-like, which translates into the protein MSSEHEDRPRDNGPEGMEPDGVIESNWKEIVDSFDEMNLREALLRGIYAYGFEKPSAIQQRAILPCIKGYDVIAQAQSGTGKTATFAISILQQVDVELKATQAMVLAPTRELAQQIQKVVLALGDYMGATCHACIGGTNVRNDVQKLQADVPHIVVGTPGRVFDMLNRRYLSPKYIKQFALDEADEMLSRGFKDQIYEIFQKLATDTQVILLSATMPQEVLEVTTKFMRDPIRILVKKEELTLEGIRQFYINVEKEEWKLDTLCDLYETLTITQAVIFINTRRKVDWLTEKMHARDFTVSALHGDMEQKERDIIMKEFRSGSSRVLITTDLLARGIDVQQVSLVINYDLPTNRENYIHRIGRGGRFGRKGVAINMITEDDKRTLRDIETFYNTTVEEMPLNVADLI